The nucleotide window GTGCCGAAACGCTCCGCCTGGTCACGCATCTGCTCGACCAGCTCCGGCCCCGTGAGCCCCTCCGGGAAACCCGGGTAGTTCTCGACGTCCTCGGTGAGCATCAGCTGCCCACCGGTTGGCCCGCCTGCCTCGGCGCCCTCGATCACCAGCGGCTCGAGGTTGCCTCGAGCGGCGTACAAGGCCGCCGTGAGCCCGGCCGGCCCACCACCGAGGATGACTATTTTGCGCGTTGTATCCGATTCCGCCATCGCTCCCTCGTGATCCGCAAGGTGCTCTCGTCCTTCGCAAGCTAGCGGCGGACGACCTCCTGACGGCCCGACCGAACGTTCCTGGCCACCGACGCGGCACCATGGCCGTCTGATCACCACCCGCCGGTTGCCGGGAACCGTCTGCCCGGCTGCGACTCACGACAGCCGGTCGCGGACGAGCTCGACCACCTGTGGCAGGGCGTCCTCCGCCGGGAGCGCGACGTGGACCGCGTCAGTGCACGTCGGATCGGGGTTGACCTCCCACACGGCGGCGCCGTGGGCGGCGGCGAGCGTTGGGAGGCTGGCGGCCGGCTCGACCTCCGCCGAGGTGCCGACGACCACGAGCACCTCGCAGTCGCGGACCTCGTCACGTGCACGTTCGATCGCCCCGGCCGGGAGCGGTTCGCCGAAGAAGACGACATCCGGCTTGAGCAGACCCCCGCACCGTTCACAGCGGGGCACCTCGTCCTGCGCCACCACCTCCAACACGTCCTCGCGCGGAACCACCGCGCCGCACTCCAGGCACGTGAGGCTGTGACGTGAGCCGTGCAGTTCGACGACCGCTCGGCTCCCCGCTTCCTGGTGCAACCCGTCCACGTTCTGGGTCACGACCGTTCCGACCACCCCGAGGTCCTCGAGCTCTGCCAGGGCATGGTGCGCCGGGTTGGGATGGGCCTCGTCCAGAACCGCGTCGAGCTCACGGAGCATGCGCCACACCTCGCGCGATCGCGTCAGGAAAGCGCCGATGTGGGCGTACTCCAGCGGGTCGTACCGCTCCCACAACCCTCCGCTCCCACGGAAGGCGGGGATGTCACTCGACACCGAGATCCCCGCGCCGGACAGGACCACGACCCGACCGGCGGCAGCCACCAGCGCGGCCGCGAGCGCCTCGACGTCACGCGCCACCGTTCAGCCCACCGGGGCACCCGGAGGGACGTCACCGTCGACCTGCAGGAGCCGGACCGTCCCGGCGGGTTCGAACGCGCCGAGGATGAGGAACTGGCTCTCGAACCCCGCGATGCGCTTCGTCCCGAGGTTGATCGCACCGACGACCTGACGGCCGAGCAGCTCTGGCCGTCCGTAGTTGGTGATACGCGCGCTCGTGTGGAGCCGGCCGACCGCCGGGCCGAAGTCGACGGTGACCTTCCAGGCTGGGCTCCGCGCCTGGGGGAACTCCTCGACGTCGACCACCCGACCGACTCGGACGTCGAGGGCATCGAAGACGTCGACGCCGACGTCGGGTTTGCGGGCGAGGACCGCCGGGTCGTGGGGGGGGTCTGCGACCATCAGGCGACGTGTTCCGCGGCGAGCTCCCGACTGCGTCGGACCCACCGGTCCCGCAGCTGGCGGGGGGCGTCCGACGCGAGCGTGGCCCGAGCCAGCTGCAGTCCCCCCCGCAGGTCGGATGCGGCGCCCGCCACGTACAGGGCCGCGGCGGCGTTGAGCGCCACCACGTCGCTCGCCGGCCCGGGCCCGCCCGCCAGGACGGAGTCGGCCACCCGCAAGTTGTCGTCGACGTCGCCGCCCTGCAGGTCATCGAGCGAGGCGCGAGGCAACCCCAGAGAAGCGGGATCGAAA belongs to Actinomycetota bacterium and includes:
- a CDS encoding Sir2 family NAD-dependent protein deacetylase → MARDVEALAAALVAAAGRVVVLSGAGISVSSDIPAFRGSGGLWERYDPLEYAHIGAFLTRSREVWRMLRELDAVLDEAHPNPAHHALAELEDLGVVGTVVTQNVDGLHQEAGSRAVVELHGSRHSLTCLECGAVVPREDVLEVVAQDEVPRCERCGGLLKPDVVFFGEPLPAGAIERARDEVRDCEVLVVVGTSAEVEPAASLPTLAAAHGAAVWEVNPDPTCTDAVHVALPAEDALPQVVELVRDRLS
- a CDS encoding tRNA-binding protein; the encoded protein is MVADPPHDPAVLARKPDVGVDVFDALDVRVGRVVDVEEFPQARSPAWKVTVDFGPAVGRLHTSARITNYGRPELLGRQVVGAINLGTKRIAGFESQFLILGAFEPAGTVRLLQVDGDVPPGAPVG